The following nucleotide sequence is from bacterium.
TTGCTCGCCAACAAGATAACCACGGCAGGTACCTTTTTCTCCAAAATTAAGTGAGCAGGTAGCGGAAGCTTTAATGCCCATTTTATGCTCTACATTCACACAGCTAACATCGTTGGGCTTATCCAAGCTACCGTCTTCATTAACCCAAATTTTTGGCACAGCAAAAAGAGAAATACCCTTGGTACCCTGAGCATCCCCCACAACACGAGCTAAAACAAGATGGATGATATTGTCCGTCATGTTTTGATCGCCGCCCGAGATAAATATTTTGTTACCGCGAATGAGATACGTACCATCCTCTTGAGGGGTAGCGCTGGTTTTAATATCGCCCAAACCAGAACCGGCCTGGGGTTCGGTTAAACACATGGTCCCCGAATATTCACCAGCGTACATTTTATGACAAAACTTGCGCGCTAAGGCTTGGGTTCCAAATGTTTCTATAAGATGAGCCGAACCGCGTGTTAAACCGGGATACATAAAAAAAGAATAATTCGCTCCCGAAAAAAATTCGCAGCAGGCTGCCGTAATAAAAAGAGGCAAACCTTGTCCGCCCCACTCAGGATTTACATCCATTCCTATAAAACCGTTTTGAGCATAGGTATGAAAGGCCTCTTTAAAACCATCGGGCACTTTTACCATGCCATTTTCAAGCTTGGTCCCTTGCTTATCGCCCACGGGATTTAAGGGTCCTAAGGTATCTTTGGTAAATTTGAGAGCTTCAGAAAGCACCATTTTATACATATCCACCGAGTGGTCGGCATACGGCGTTAGTGCCAAAATTTTGGAAATATCCAAGAATTCAAAGAGGTTAAACTCAAGATCGTTTAAGTTAGCAAGATAGGTCATGGGCCTTTTTTTATACAAACCTCGCTTGATTTTCCAGCATTATTATGTGAGTTTGCCGCCATGAGTAATGAGGCTATTTTAGAGCTAAAAATGAACCGGAAGGGCTTTGGTTTAAAAAACGATATTAAAGAAGACTTAAAAGACCTTTATCACAGCGATATTATTGAAGAGCTTAAAAGCGCCGGTTACAGTAAAAATTTTGGAACTATTACCATCCATTTGGCCCGTGAATTTGGTTTTTGTTATGGAGTAGACCGTGCCGTGGAACTAGCCTACGAAACCCGTAAACGTTATCCCGATAAAAAAATTTATCTCACCACCGAAATTATTCACAACCCTTTAGTAAACACCAATCTCATCAACATGGGTGTTAAATTTTTGTCGGGGCCTTATAAAAGTGCAGAACTGGATGATGTACACCCAAACGACGTAGTGATTGTACCCGCTTTTGGCACAACAACATCGCTACTCTCTCAGCTTGTCGATAAAAAATGTGAACTGGTAGACACTATTTGCGCTTCGGTAATTGTAGTTTGGAAACGGGTAGAAAAATATGCCAAGGAAGGTTTTACGGCCATTGTACACGGTAAATATTTTCATGAAGAAACCGAAGCCACTACCTCGCGTGTGGCTGCCTTTAAAGGTGGTAAATATTTGGTGGTTTTTAACGAAACCGAAGCTCAGTATGTATGCGACTACATTGTAAAAGGCGGCAATAAACAAGAATTTTTACAAAAATTTGCCAAATGCATGTCGGATGGATTTGATCCCGATACCGATTTAAATAAAATTGGCCTAGCCAATCAAACCACCATGCTGTCTTCCGAATCTCTTAAAATTGCAGGCATGATTAAAGACACACTCGTGCAAAAATTTGGAAATGATCATTTAAAAGATCATTTTATGTCATTTGACACCATTTGTAATGCTACACAAGACCGTCAAAATGCCATTTTGGAATTTAAAGATAAAAAACCTGATCTTATTTTAGTGATTGGTGGCTATAATAGCTCTAACACCAATCATTTATGCGAAATTGCCGAAAAAATTGCGCCTACCTACCATATAGACAGCGCTAAATGCGTTGAATCGGCCACACTTATTAAGCACAAGCCTTTTGGGCAAAAACATCAAATTGAAAGTAAAAACTGGTTGCCTCAAGGCAATATTTCCATTGGTCTTACAGCCGGCGCTTCTACACCTAACCAAGAATTAGGAGAGACCTTAAAGAAGATTCTTACGTTTAGACTATGACAAAACAAATGGATGCATTGTTGCATCCATTTGTTTTGTCATAGTCTTATCCCGTTTTTCGGGATTAGAGGGAATCATGATGAAAACCATCATTACTACTTTTATTCTCTTATTTACCCTTCCTGTTTTTGCCAAAGTTGATACATCCCAGCCCGAAACAAAATGTCGTTTAAATTTTGAATTAAAAAGTTGGGCTATTTTTTATAAAAAGGGAGACGGTTCGGGTACCGTCACCTGCGACAACGGACAGCGAGTGAATGTTATTGTACAAACCCGTGGTGGTGGTCTTAGTTTTGGAAAAACAAAAATTACCGATGGCGAAGGTACCTTTACCCATGTGCACGATATTAACGAAGTACTGGGATCGTATGCCACCAGTGAAGCTCATGCCGGCGTTGCTAAATCGGTAGACGCCCAAGCAATGACTAATGGCGATGTATCACTTTCTCTTACCGCAAAAGGAAAAGGGGTTGATATAGGGATTGCTTTTGGCTCATTTAAACTGATACAAAAAGGCAATATTGCTCAGGTATCAGGAGGAGATCCGGTTATTCAAAACACAAACGTGACTGAGCCTAAAAAAGTAAAATCGTCCTCGGGAGTAGTAGAAAAAGATCTATCTAGCGGGCCACCTCAAAAAGACTATCATAAAGTTCAAAATTAATTTTTTTATTCAAACCAGCGCCGTTTTTTTACACCTTCTTGCAGCATTTTTTGCGAACTAGCCCACACTTGTTGATGAAACCGTGTTACCATCTTACTTGATTTTGGTGGTTGTATAGGTACCCCAATATGGGTTGTAATTTTTCGTGGAAAAGGAAGTCCTCCTAAGCCCACAAAAAAGGGAAAAGGTAAATATCGATGAAAAAGCTTTTTGGAAATTTTCATGGGTTGGTCGAGAATATAAAAAATATCATCAATACCCACCGACATACATGGCACTACGGGCACTCCCGCTGC
It contains:
- a CDS encoding 4-hydroxy-3-methylbut-2-enyl diphosphate reductase, encoding MSNEAILELKMNRKGFGLKNDIKEDLKDLYHSDIIEELKSAGYSKNFGTITIHLAREFGFCYGVDRAVELAYETRKRYPDKKIYLTTEIIHNPLVNTNLINMGVKFLSGPYKSAELDDVHPNDVVIVPAFGTTTSLLSQLVDKKCELVDTICASVIVVWKRVEKYAKEGFTAIVHGKYFHEETEATTSRVAAFKGGKYLVVFNETEAQYVCDYIVKGGNKQEFLQKFAKCMSDGFDPDTDLNKIGLANQTTMLSSESLKIAGMIKDTLVQKFGNDHLKDHFMSFDTICNATQDRQNAILEFKDKKPDLILVIGGYNSSNTNHLCEIAEKIAPTYHIDSAKCVESATLIKHKPFGQKHQIESKNWLPQGNISIGLTAGASTPNQELGETLKKILTFRL